The Fusarium falciforme chromosome 12, complete sequence DNA window AAGCTAAACTGATTATCTGGACTCTGTTCCTTTCCTTGCCGAAGGTAATCGTTTCGAGACTTGGCAAAAGTTGGCGAATTACGCCCGGCGTATCCTTTGAAGGGTCGAGGGGCCCCTCGAGGAGACGTTAGACGACCAACAAGAGGTGTGACTGCCATCAAAACAACAAGGATCGCAACCGCAACAAGTATGCTGTCTGCCTTGGACTGAAGAGCCGCAAGGCTGCTTAGAACGATGGCCATCTCAGATTCTCAACAAAGTTGCTCGTCGTACCGCTGGAGTGTCAAACGACGAGTGCTCTTGGATCGGAaagaagggcgagaagaCAGATGAAAGAAAGAAACGAAGAAATCAGGGAGCCGAAAATCTCTCATCACAACAGCTGTTGGGACCACTGAGGGCCGTAAGTCTGATAATCCGTCAATCGGTGATTCAGGCCTTAACTCAACCAACCAGCCCAACGGCGCTTAGGCATGTGTCGAAGTTCTCAGCCCGCCACGTCTGAAACCTGGTCGCTTACGGGGCAATGCAACATTGACGACGTCGAACCTGCGGGCATAGGGGAATGCCTGTCTCCACCATTCAGCTTATGTTACTTCTGCTCTCACAACTAGCCTCCACTGGTTGTCTAACACCCGGCTTCAGCTCTGCATGCCTACCGGGATGGCGGCATATCACCAAAGGCGGCCCTTTCTAGACATGAACATCCTTGCTAGATATGTGATTGGTGCCGAAGTGGGATTCCAGGGTTCTGATTTATCATCCAGGGCGATATGGCTGTCAGCTCTCAATGTGTCCCCAATCTATTTGCTGACATGTCTCAGATCCAGCCGCCTTTCACATGCACATTCTTCCGATACTCCATATTTATCAGTTGCAGCGCCTATCAAAGTTTATCCATTCGACAGGGAGCAGGGACTAACTCTAAGACACGGTGACGTGTGTCCCCTAACCGCCCTATCAACACGTCAAGATGGACAAGGCCGATAAGTCGCGGTACGGGCCGTCTTGAAGAAAAGGCGTCACATGCTTCCCGACCTTTTAGTACGTTGTTCTGACCCCTCGGAGGCGGAGTGAGGGCCAGCTCAGAACGCCACAGCGGAAGTTGCTTTCTGCCGTgcatcatcgccaaggccCCTTTTTCTATCTCTATAATCAATCTGATAGCTTCCGAACTTCCGAGGGGCGGGGATATATGAATGGATAGAGATGGCTGTCTTGTATATGGTCAAAGACAAAGTCATACCCTCATCTTGTTCCCCTCTTCTCTCAAGTTCTATCAAGATGCATGGCACGGACAAGAACTCCCTTAGTTCGCTCAAATATTCCAACATTCCTTTCCATGGCCAAAAGACAGACCGGAATCTATGGCGTCTGAATGATGATGACAGCCGTCATACCTGGCACTTGCTTCCAGACGAAGCTGCTGCCCGCGACTGGCCACAAACCTACGCGGAAAAGTGGTTCCTGGACCTGCCTTTGGTAAGCTCCAGAACTCATGACTCGTTGCCTTGCAATGGCTAACTGTAACATCAGGACCTGCCCTCTCTCCCCAAAGCCGACTCACCCTTGGAGGCTGCTCGGAATGGCCTcaccttcttcaagaagctaCAACTGCCATCCGGTCATTGGGGATGTGACAGTGGCGGCCCGATGATCTTTTGCGCCGGCATTGTCATGGCATGGTTCGTGACAGATACACCAATCCCAGAGTCAACCAAGATCGAACTCACCAACTACCTACTTTCCCTATTCGATCCTGTTGAGGGAGGCTGGGGTCTTCACTCAACAGGAGAGAGCACTGTGTGCGGAACCGCAGTCAACTATTGCGTCCTTCGAATCCTCGGCATGGACCCAGACCATCCCGTCCTCATGAGGGCTCGGAGCTTCATCCAGGAGATGGGAGGAGCCATCTACTCTTCCATCTGGGGAAAGTTCTGGCTCTCAGTTATTGGAGTCATGAACTGGGACATTGTCAATCCCATTCCGGCAGAAATGTGGTTGCTCCCTGACTGGGTGCCCTTTGCTCCTTGGAGGCTTTACGCCGAGATGCGCCTCGTAGCTCAGCCGATGAGTTACCTGTACACTACAAGATGGCAATACCAAGGCAGCCAGAACTTGGTTCAATCCCTTCGAGAAGAACTCCTCCTTGACCCCTTTGAGAAGATCAACTGGACCAACCATCGCAACACCGTCGCCAAGGTCGACTACAAGCAGCCAAGAACGTGGCTTCTCAAAGGTGCTAGTTGGGCCTTTGTCAATATCTGGCAACCATACATACGGCCAAACTTTCTCAAGAGAAGAGCTGAGGCTTGGGTCAGTCAACTCATCGACATGCAAGATACCAACACAGACTATGGTGGTATCGCAGCGACCGATGCCCCCATGAACACCGTCATCGCTTACCTGCGATATGGCCGAGATTCCGTCGCTTTCCAGAGACATCTTGATAGACT harbors:
- a CDS encoding Terpene cyclase/mutase family member; the protein is MHGTDKNSLSSLKYSNIPFHGQKTDRNLWRLNDDDSRHTWHLLPDEAAARDWPQTYAEKWFLDLPLDLPSLPKADSPLEAARNGLTFFKKLQLPSGHWGCDSGGPMIFCAGIVMAWFVTDTPIPESTKIELTNYLLSLFDPVEGGWGLHSTGESTVCGTAVNYCVLRILGMDPDHPVLMRARSFIQEMGGAIYSSIWGKFWLSVIGVMNWDIVNPIPAEMWLLPDWVPFAPWRLYAEMRLVAQPMSYLYTTRWQYQGSQNLVQSLREELLLDPFEKINWTNHRNTVAKVDYKQPRTWLLKGASWAFVNIWQPYIRPNFLKRRAEAWVSQLIDMQDTNTDYGGIAATDAPMNTVIAYLRYGRDSVAFQRHLDRLQEFLWMTSGGMQINATNGSQCWDTAFLIQAVCHCGFENEECWRPMLLKAYQFLERQQIRENCVDQEKCYRQPRKGAWAFSNKDQGFAVSDCIAEALRAVMLLEKTGNFPKIFDDQRIYDAVGSILLYQNDTGGVSAFEARRGGEWLEGLNITEIFGRHMVDHDYPECTSSCVTTLCLFREHWPNYRRKEIDSFIEQGVAWTKRAQRPDGSWYGSWGICFTYATMFALESLASAGEYYETSNSAKRACDFLISKQREDGGWSESFMGCETMEYCEDPSGSLVVQTAWALIGLVEAKYPDTEALARGAKFLMSRQQSNGEWLTEAIPGSFHNFGTFSYPNYKFTFTLKALGLLARRCPDLEIPLANG